The following DNA comes from Papaver somniferum cultivar HN1 chromosome 4, ASM357369v1, whole genome shotgun sequence.
CCTTGAACTTGCTTTTCCATTATTCCattattgattttcataaaataaacCCCAAATATAATTGCAGCAAAAGTTATTGGAAGTTTTATTAACATATTAATCTTGATATGATTTAATGAAAGAACACTAATGTTTCCCTTGTTACTACTTAGTGTTAAACTTTTGATAACTTGATATCTCAATATAGTTTGGGTTCGTGCTTTAAAAAACATGTTATAAAGTAAAACAAGCTTACAAGCAGATTTGAACTCAGATGAAGTTAATTTCTATTTAAATGAGAATTCAAACTCGATTCTGGAATCTTGCATGTTTTGAATGTCTGTTTCATTATTCGTGCGTTTTTAAAGATTTCAAAGTTTATGCAAGTTGTGTCTGAAAGTTCAAATGACATGAAATACTTAACACATGTATacaattcttatctattattgttcataCTTATTCCTCCGATACATAAATACTGGGAATCAAGGAATTCATCATCTTGAACAGAAGAACCTTGTGTCAGAGGATTCACATCTTTATCGTGATTGAAACTAAGTGAAATCGTGCAGTTATCATTTTTTGATATCGTATCCTATCTTTCTCCATTTCCAAACTAGCGACACGTAATATTAATCGACTCAAACGAGATATAAATCGATATTATTTTACCGCTGATATTATGCTAGTTCAATGACTTTTGAAGAAAATGCTAgtataaagtttttatttttggtagGTTTACTATAATAAATGTGAATTGCATGTATACCCAGAATGATAACATAACTTAACTCCACACTCGAGTAGATAATACCAAAACTTTAACAAATGTCTCGAACATAGATATCGTAAAACAACTCTTTCTCAGTGATTTTGATTGGATTTTTATGTAGTTTTCTGGTGGAAATGTTGAGTCCAACATACTAGGGAACatcaaaatataatttttataatctAGATAATCCACTCAAACTAAACAAAGCACGACTAAACAATAAAAGAGGTTTTTATGCTGGAGTAAAATATATTACATCGTAAGACAATAACTAGTGATTTATTGTTGATTGAATTATAATCACccgcattagtaaattaataaTTTTTTCACATGTCGGTCGAATTCAACTAGagcttagagcagttcctatggaaatGGCCAAACATAAAAATTTGTTCaaccaggtggatggccaaactcgATTTTCAACTATGGGAAAACGTAGTGCGTTGGGCGAACAGACGCGCGAAAACATCACGGACTCGGGCATTCGGGTCAAGGACTTGGGCGACAGGCATGCTAACGCCAACGTTTGGTACGCTGTCGCGGGCGCTAGGATCAAAGACTCCAACGGTCGACTCCATATCTCCAACGGTCGAATTCTTAGCCAATAAATTCCTGCTATTCATTTCATTTCCAGTCACACCATTTCGCACCACTCCCATTTCATTCTTCTAAAAACTCTtctaaaaccaaatatttcgacTACAATATGCATTTAGCGAGAAGAGCGATAAACTCTCTAAAGAATAAAAGAGATCGAAGAGGTGAATCGTTACCGTTGCCTCACACAAATGtagatttttctcaaaatcgaGAAGAAGAGTTTGATAATCCAATCCCAGTCTCCATTATTAATTCCAGGTCATGTGTCAGGGAATCATGAACAGTCTGAGAATTATCATGTCAAGAGAGGTGGATTTTCATAATTAAATGATATTTATCTTTGTCTACCGCCAGCCGTCCGAGCAAGGGTTGAAAAATATCCTTGCCGTGCGCTTCATCAAATAGAGCCTAGATTACATAACAAAAGAATTCCAAAAACagtggtagaaaggtggtggaAGACAACGCACACATTTCATTTTCTGGATTTCGAAATTTGGTAAGTTTTTTTAAgttaacttaaatttaaaaatttaaattattaaataatcgaaagaattaatcatagttgatattatacttgtaataggaattactcccattgatttttatttcatttgtgggatccCAAGTGGAATTGGAGACTCGCTACCATTCAACGAGATCGAATGGATCTCAAATAGTAAATGGGATAATCGTTGTACCTCGTTTATGGAATCAGATATCCCTAATAAAGGTCTGAAAGTAAATGGGATTAGATGTTCGGCCTTTTAGAGTTTCCTAAACCTACCCAGAAACCCAGAAGATGTAGATGACTATGATGAACTCGAAAGAttgtttatcttatgggtactgggtcagatattctttccaaactcaacttctTTTGCTCATGTTGGTTGTTTTGAAGCATTGGAAGATCTCGACAAAGCACCAGATTATGAATGGGGGTCTGCAATTTTAGGAGAATTGTACTTTGCGCTGGATAAAGCGTCCATGGGAAATAAAAACATCAATGGTTTTTGGtgcatcatagaggtaaatatcaaaattattatttttaaatttattattattacttaatTTATATAATTTTATGAGCAAGTGTGGATTATTTAGTTAATatactaaaattatggagtaatttgcagGATTGGTGGTATATCTACTTCTGTCTTGGTAAATCAATCCTAAAAGAGGGGTCATATAGATTTCCAATGTTCGACATGTATACGAAGACCAACATGGAGAAGAACACTGGCATCGACGTCTTTGGTTCCAGTTTTCTGCAGAGGATACAACAGATGACTCGGAACCACAACAACATAGTTTTTCGCCATTACGTTGGTTATCCTCAGTATAGTGAAGCGCTTGGAGTACGTATTCTTGATTATTCTTCTCGTAGAATTGTTTTTTACAGTCCGGAATCAAAAAGAGGGGTTTGGTATTGGGAGAAAGAGTGTGGTACCAAATACAAGGTATATTTGTAATTGAAATCAACCCTCTACAACAAATGGAAACCTCTATATCAGATTATTATCGGTTGAGAGTAACCGAATGggagaggtatgaactaaatacaaaTCCGGTTCTCAATGATGCGCAGTATGTCAGCTGGTACAAGACAATTGCAAAGCCTGTGATTGGGACACGGGGTATGCACGTCTATGGGGTTGATTTACCAGGGTTATCAATTATGTCCCATAATCCAAATATCATTCCTAGCCAACCACCTCCAGAAGATCCAAGCTTTATGCCTTATCTCAGGacgggtgcaagttcttcatcatcctcgtcaAATATTCCCGAAATTCATTGGGAGATGcaaagtattacttcacaaggtgatACAACCATGATAACTATTATTCCCCAATGTATGGAACGTGATTATTCTTACTACAATGTCAATGCAAGTGAGGATGAGATGCGAAATCAACTCAACGATCTGCACTGGCTTAATCGACAATTAGAGGCGACACACTTGGAACTAGTACGAAAATGGCATACAAACACAATGTTTGGAATGACTCCAACTCCACCTCCAACTGCAAATGATGATGGGATGCCTTCACATTCTTCCAATTCCGCCAGATCATCACTACACCATATCCTAGTTATTGCAACGTCGGAAGTTTTTGATGCGCAACGATATAAAAGTTGCATGGTGAGCAACAGAAATATACGTTGCAAAATAAAATATTCGCTGCATCATTTATATATCAACTCATAATAATTTTGAGTAATTTTTGCACCGTTGATATAGGTCGCGATCCTACGGTTATTGTAAATTGtattatttttaagagtttttgtATATCGAACTCTCTCTTCTTGAGAAAGACTTTATTCTTTCTCTCAGCcctcttctctttcttttttttttttctctcaactCTCTCAGACAAATTCCATTCTCTCATCAACTGTCTCAGACAGATATAAGATTGAGACTTCAGATGAAAAGAAATAGCAGTTCAATTGAAGATTCTAATTAGCTGAAAAAACCTTATTTTCAACCAGAGAAGAAACCCCAGAATTCGGCTTTAAAACCTCAAATCTGTTTTTAAGATATGTATCCTAATCAAAACCCCTCTATCAGAAAGTTCGATCTATCAACCACTAGCCCTAATTTTCAGAAGAAggtataaaccctaattctgttttttttttctattattatttttattttggttgatTGAAACGCTGTtgggtgatttctggatgttattCATCTATTGattctcttgttttctcattatttCAATTGGgttatattcttcattaggatttaatGAAAGTTTGGTTATTTTCTTTATGCCCCAGGCGAGGGAAGTTCTTTAACCTTCCGTGAAAATGAGTATATAGTTCCGAAGAATGACTATCAAAATGGTGTACAGATGAAGCATATGGATTGTAGCAAAAGAGTTCGACTGTGTGGTGTCTATTAATCAACGAGACCAGCAGTTATGTCATTCTCCATCTGCTACAGGGGAAGGCTCCAGTCAAGTTATGACTGAATCTGTGTATGAATCAACATTCTGAAACATTGGAACTGCTGCCAAAACAATGGATCTGCTGCCGGCAAAAGATCAGCCTCGTCACTAAAAGCAGTACCAGAAGACTTCACACCTCTTGCTGATATGAAGGGGAAAACTATCCCTCAAAATCACCTGCAAAATGAGGAAGGTACAATTATTCTTGCTGGTTTGCGCAGCGCTTTTCCCTTAGTTTGCTAGAAGGAAAGTTTTCAATATTGAAGGAGTGTTCACAATATATTCCTGATCAGATACACTAATTAACCtatcttcattttgtttttctgtgGCCATGCTTATTTAGCCAAGAGAAGGAAAGGAATGTGGCATAACTCTGCAGGTAAACAACTGCTTCAGCTTTAATGTCACTAGATTGTATTTTGTGTGATTTATCTGCTGACTTGGTGATTTTCATTCATGTGGACAAAAAGGTAACCTCTTCAGCTATGCTTCTTTTATGCACTTTAGCATGAAAATTTCATTGTCCGGAGTGTATGCAGTTTACTTTTTCCTGGACCATGCTGGATAATATTGTGAATTTTTGAAGTGGAATCTTGAAGGCACTACTCTTCTCATTTTTTTAAAATACTAATATTAGTTACATTGTCTGGAAACAGGGTGATCGTGCTTGTTATATGTGTGGTTCTCCTGATCTTTTCATTAGAGACTGTCCAGTTTCTTCCAATCAGTATCCAATGCTTCAGACAGGTAACGTAGATAGGTTATGGTCTATGTCCTGCATGCTTTATGTGCAAGAGTAAATGAAATGACACagcttttattttcttgtttccatTTCAGGGGATGCTGTTTACCAAGGAGGTATGCCAGCTTATGGACCACCTCCTTACTGGAATGGCCTCCAATTTAGACCCTTTCCAAATGTTTATGCGACTCCTGGCATGATGCCCTATGGTTCCAATATGGGCCCAGTAAATCCTTATGCAGTTCATTCATATATGCTGGCATGCAAGCACCCTAGTAAGAACCTGAAGGCGTTGAAGTACTTGGTGTATCTATCATGCAGTATATACAATGTGAATTGAGCCATATCTTAACttgtataaaaaaaaatttttgcAGGTGGGATTGGCCTAGTGCAGCCTGATCTTTAATCTGAATTCATCTATTTGTGTCTTTTCAACTTTACAAGTGTAATCATGGACATAAAGAAACATTGAGATAACTTTAGAAGAGTGACTTTAAGAATGGCCATTGAAGAGTTTCTAATGTAAGTTATTGGTCTTTGCAGGAAGTAATTGGTGTTGAAGTGTTTTTGCTCAAAGTTATAGCTGCAATTAGGTATACAATTTTTTAGTTACAGATTATGTTTTTAATGTAATCATTCTCTTTAAATTTGTATATATCTATTTACTCCTACAACAATGACTGGTTGATTGCTTGACAGGGTAATGTATATATCTATTTACACTTGCATATTAAATTCTTTCTTCCCTACTCCGTGGTGACGACTTACTACCATTGCTTAATGCTCCCAATTCTTGTTTTACTTAACCGATCCGATTTCTATTGTTTTCTAATCAAGTTCTGTGTGTCGTGCAGACACGTTCTGTTCTTTGTCTCTGTTCCTTTAAAGAGCAATTGCAGCAGCATGTTTGTTTTCATGCAATAGGGTGTTGGCAGCTTGAGCAATCTCTCCAAAGTTTAATAGGAAACTTGTAGTTTTTTATAAGATCCATTCAAGTCTTTCTTCTTTGTGATGGGTTTTGTTTAGTATCTAGAGATTGAGCTTTCCATTCGTGCAAAAGATATAACATGATAGTCACGTGCTTATGCATGGTAACGTTGGTTGTGATTTGTAAATTGGTTTCATCTGAAATGTATTAGGTTACCATAGACCCGAAGGAGAGAAATCCGGAATCTTTTCATACTGGTTTGAAGGTCAGATGTACCATAACCA
Coding sequences within:
- the LOC113274450 gene encoding uncharacterized protein LOC113274450 isoform X1 — encoded protein: MSLDCILCDLSADLVIFIHVDKKGDRACYMCGSPDLFIRDCPVSSNQYPMLQTGDAVYQGGMPAYGPPPYWNGLQFRPFPNVYATPGMMPYGSNMGPVNPYAVHSYMLACKHPSGIGLVQPDL
- the LOC113274450 gene encoding uncharacterized protein LOC113274450 isoform X2, with product MSLDCILCDLSADLVIFIHVDKKGDRACYMCGSPDLFIRDCPVSSNQYPMLQTGDAVYQGGMPAYGPPPYWNGLQFRPFPNVYATPGMMPYGSNMGPVNPYAVHSYMLACKHPRSNWC